From a single Okeanomitos corallinicola TIOX110 genomic region:
- a CDS encoding flavin prenyltransferase UbiX: MSNNNKPLILGVSGASGLIYAVRALKFLLAADYKIELVASKSTYMVWQAEQNIRMPSEPLAQEEFWRTQAAVPQLGQLRCHPWGDVGAGIASGSFKTLGMIIMPCSMSTVAKLAGGLSSDLLERSADVQIKEGRKLVIVPRETPFSLIHLRNLTTLAETGVRVVPAIPAWYHNPQTIEDLVDFVVARALDQLDIDCIPIQRWEGHI; this comes from the coding sequence GTGTCCAATAACAACAAACCACTTATTTTAGGCGTATCAGGCGCATCCGGCCTGATCTACGCCGTTCGCGCTCTTAAATTTCTTTTGGCAGCAGATTATAAAATAGAACTGGTGGCTTCTAAATCAACTTACATGGTTTGGCAAGCAGAACAAAATATCCGTATGCCATCAGAACCCTTAGCCCAAGAAGAATTTTGGCGCACTCAAGCAGCAGTACCCCAACTAGGCCAACTACGTTGTCATCCTTGGGGTGATGTCGGTGCTGGTATTGCCAGCGGTTCTTTTAAAACTTTGGGGATGATAATCATGCCCTGTAGTATGAGTACAGTCGCTAAACTAGCTGGAGGCTTGAGTTCAGACCTACTAGAACGGTCAGCAGATGTACAAATCAAAGAAGGGCGTAAATTAGTAATCGTTCCCAGAGAAACCCCTTTTAGCCTGATTCATCTCAGGAATTTAACCACCTTAGCCGAAACAGGAGTGAGAGTTGTTCCCGCTATCCCCGCTTGGTATCACAACCCCCAAACTATTGAAGACTTAGTGGATTTTGTCGTTGCTCGTGCTTTAGATCAATTAGATATTGACTGTATCCCAATCCAACGCTGGGAAGGACATATTTAA